The genome window CACATTAGAGCGACAAGCAGGGGTGATGTTTTTTGCTTTTTTTAATAGTTTATTCCTTTTTCAACCTTTCAAATCTCAAGCATAAAAACTTGTTTTTTAGCACTTTAATTGTATATTGCATACTCTAAAATTTTGATTGAATGAAACAGCTTTACTTTTTGACTTTATTGATATCCCTATCATTTACAGGAACTGCTCAGGTAACTTGGAGTGATGATGTAGCAGAAATAATCTATAATAATTGTGCTGTTTGCCATAATCCTACAGGGATTGCTCCATTTAGTTTAGTTAATTATCAAGATGCTTTTAATTATCGACTCGCGATTTCCCCAGCTGTTGCCAATGGAGAGATGCCTCCATGGACTGCCGACACAAGCTACCAACGTTATGCACATGAACGTATTTTAACTACGGCTGAACGTACAACAATATTAGATTGGATTGCTCAAGGTGCTCCCGAGGGTAATGCGGCCAATACTCCTCCTCCCCCGGTATTTAGCAATGAGGGATTCTTGACGCAAAATCCAGATTTAGAACTGCAAATACCAACCTATACCAGCAAAGCTACATTTGTTCACGATGATTACGTCTGTTTTTCTATTCCAACAGGACTTACAGCTGATAAAAAAATAAAAGCTTTTGAAATCATCCCTGGAAACCCATCGATTGTTCATCATACACTGATTTACATTGACAACGATGGCACTTATCCTACTGATACAACTAGTGGTTTTTGTAATGGCCCAGATCCAGATCCACAAGCTTCAAACTCTAGTCTACTTGGAGGCTATACACCAGGTTCATTACCAACTGTTTTTCCTGGTCAAGGAAACACTAATTTTGGTTATACAATACCTGCTGGTTCTAACATTGTATTTGCAATGCATTATCCAGCTGGTTCTGCTGGAATGCAAGATAGCACCAAAATAAAAATTTATTTTTATGAT of Flavobacteriales bacterium contains these proteins:
- a CDS encoding T9SS type A sorting domain-containing protein; this translates as MKQLYFLTLLISLSFTGTAQVTWSDDVAEIIYNNCAVCHNPTGIAPFSLVNYQDAFNYRLAISPAVANGEMPPWTADTSYQRYAHERILTTAERTTILDWIAQGAPEGNAANTPPPPVFSNEGFLTQNPDLELQIPTYTSKATFVHDDYVCFSIPTGLTADKKIKAFEIIPGNPSIVHHTLIYIDNDGTYPTDTTSGFCNGPDPDPQASNSSLLGGYTPGSLPTVFPGQGNTNFGYTIPAGSNIVFAMHYPAGSAGMQDSTKIKIYFYDDNVSIREVTSLPAIANTNFTIQANSIDTVTSDSDPNDLPIDISVLSVFPHMHLLGKSIEAFATTPNNDTVKFARINEWDFDWQEFLFFEYIKKVPANSSLHGRGTYDNTTNNHHNPNNPPIDVSYGLNTSDEMFLVYFHFTFYYPGDENLNLDSLTYDFYSVDIQEHNKTSNVKVYPNPSNAITSIELDNHKASTTSLYIYDMRGQLVSKLLDKAILPSGKNTITWNGEDTSKKLVTPGIYFYSLINNGELSSGKIIRVK